The DNA window AGGTTCCATCCTTCTCAACGATATTAATTCGTTCCACATCAATTTCCTCAAACCTTTGATGTTCATTACTGGATTTAAAAGCCAGTAAAAAAAGTAAAACGAATGCGATAGTAAGTGAAGCTGCATATATCTTAAGCATATGCACTTCTCTGATTAGTTTTTCCATGAATAAATAATTTTATTTTATAAAAATAAATTATTTATCTGAAGCTGAATTAATGAATTTTGAAATATCATCCGGAGTAAAGTTCCCTCTCACATCTACAAACACCAATTCTTTATCTGAGTTTACTGTGATCAGCATATTTTTGATGTTTTCACCGGATTGTTTTACCCGGACATTTACATTATCTCCATCATGCTTTATCGTTGCCCAATCTTCATAATTGTTATTGTTAAGATATTTCGCATAATCTGCCAGCATCTCTGGGTCTCCATTCTCTACAGTCAACACTTTGACTTTCGATATCTTCTTGATAAGATCAACAACTTCTTCATTATCTCCATCTTCTCTCAGCGCTTTTTTTATAAAAGGCTTGGCTAAGAACATGGGTACATTGATACTTTCAAACTTTGCCCCTTTAAAATCATATCCGGAGTCTGAAAAGAAATCCATATTAGGCCGATGTGAAACTACACAAGACTGAAGCAGAAGTAGCGTACAACTAATAAATAAAATGGTTTTTAAGTTTTTCATGGCGATTGGTTTTAGTCGATGGGCTTTAAAGTTCCACCTGACATTTTACTGATTTTAGAATCAATTTCCGGGTTTCCTTTATATTTCACCAATCCACCTGATGAAGCCCTTACTTTAAGTTTACGATCCACATTAATGCTAAGACTTGCTCCTGATGTAGATTCCGCCTCAACTTCGTTTATTCTTAAGTTTTCAGCTTTACATACCGCCCCACTGCTTATATCCATTACTCCAGAATTAGCTTGCCCTTCAAGCTTAGTATCTGATCCGCTTGATGCTTTAACAACGATAGAGGAAGTACTGATTGTTGCTTTGATATTAGCACCTGAAGTTGAACTGACATTAGTAACATTAGAAATATTAAACTTTCCATTGATAACGGCTCCCGATGAAGCTTCGATATCCATATTATCTTCTTTCACTGTATTTACTGTTACAAAGTTTGCTCCTGAAGATGTTTTTATATTATTCATTCTTGGAGAAGAAACGTTAACATTTAAGTTTTTAAATCTCAAATTTTTCACCCCTTTATTATCAACATACACCTTCAGAATACCATTTTCCACTTTGGTAATAACATACTGAAGTTTATCAGCATCAGCAATTACTTTTACACTGATCGGGCTTTCCTGTTTATAAACCACATTTACACCTGTGCTTACCTGAATTCCTGAGAACTCACCCACATTTCTGGCCTCGCCATTCAGGTATGAAGTGCTGTTACTCGAAGTAACGCTGCTTGTCCTGGTATTGGTGATCGAGCTTGTTTTCGTTTCACTGGACTTAATAATTTTATTAAGATCATCCATGGAGAGCTTTCCATCCAGCATTACCAAGACATTACCTCCATCTCCACTGTCTATACTTAAGAGTACATCATCCAGTATACCGTCTTTAGCTTCTGACGAAAGAAACTTTATTTTGTTTCCACTACTGTTTACGGTCATAATCTCATTGTAATTCAGGTGGCTAAGGTAAGAGGAGATATCTTTATTGATCTGGGACAAACTATTTTGCACCTTCCTCCCTACGCTGCTGTCCGCATTTTCGGGATTTTCTGTGATCAGAATTCTCAATCCATTGATCTTGGAGAGTAATGGCTTGATCTGATCCAGCTGAGAGTCATCGATATTCAGACTGCTAAGCATTCCAAACATTGGTTTTGCAATCTTAATAGAAGTTACACCTTCTACTTGTTGATATTTTTCAAAAAGTCTATCGAACTTGTCTTCCTGCCCATATGCAGTAAAAAAATGGGAAAAAGCAAGCGCGAATATTATCAATATTTTTTTCATGAGTCAATTTTTAATTTTAATCTGATAATTAATGCCTGATCAGGGAGTAATCTCTTTTTTTTAGTTAATAGTCATCGTCCATCACTTTAGGTTGTGCTAACTTTTCACTAACGTTATTTGCAAATATTTGAAATGAATATTTAGTCACATTAATAGCCTCTTCTACATTGTCGATTCTTTTTCCGTTTACAATCACATAATTGTTATTGTATCCCGTAGAATCTTTTTTAGCGGCATTATATTTTTTATAAGAAGAATTGTATGTAAATTTTGGTCTTACTTCTTTTTTCAATCTTCCTCTTTTTGGAAGAATTTCATCCATCACGTCTTTCTCCGCAATTGTATTCTCCTGAATCAGGGAATCTTTTTTCGCACCCTCAATGGTATCTGTATTATTTACGGCTACCTGTTGTTCAGGCTCGTGATTTTCTTCAATAAAATCCTTTTTTTGTTGTAGCACCTGATTTTCTACCAATTTAGATTGATCATCTACATCAGAATTTCCCAGATTGTAATTAACAATAAATCCAGCACTTAAAAGAACCACTACACTGGCGGCCATCCAAAACCATTTTGGAAAAGAAGGTTTTTTACTTTCAAGGGGGATGATCTTAGTATCATCATTATTTACGCCTTCTGCTTTTTGAAGAAAATCTTCAAAATCCCAATCCATTTTCTCTTCCTTTATTTCCTGGAAGATTTTTTCGTACTTATCTTGAAATTGATCGTTGTTCATAATTCATCAGTTGTGAGATTTGTTCTTTTACTTTTTGTCTTGCCCGCATAAGATTTACTCTTACCGCATTTTCTTCCATTTCCAGCATTTCAGAAATTTCAGACACTTCATACTCTTCTACATCTTTTAAATGGATAACCATTTTTTGTTTCTCAGGAAGCTGATTAATAAATCCAATAATATGATCCTTGAGGTTATTAACTTCCATACTATAGAGCTCTGACCGATGAAGCTGCATATCTGCAAAACCAATCTTTACATCATGGTGCTTCAGTCTGTTCAGACATTCATTCTTTACTGATTTCAGTGCATAGGATTTTAAATTTCCAAACTGCTCCAGCTCATCTCTTTTCTGCCAAAACTTGACCATTAGATCCTGCACGACATCTTCTGCTTCATCACTGCTCATGACAAACCTTTTCGCAAAACGATACATCTCATTTTTGAGAATAAACACCGAATTTTTAAAGGTTTCCTGGGTCATAAGTTTTGCTTCTATTAGTAAGACAATTAAAAAATTGATTTTATTACATCATTAAACAAAAAAACTTCAAAATAATTGAAGTCCTTTTTATAATCAGGTCTGATAAGTATCAAAAATATGTTTTAAAATCCCCTTGTCATCTTCTGTTAAAGGGACTTTTCTTCTTGCCATTGCTCTCTCTGCAACTTCGTAAGCTTTATCTAATTTAAATCTTTCATCTCCTTTAAATCCACCCCACGAAAAATTTTCTATAAGGTTCGGAGGAAATCCTTCTTTAAAAATATTAGATGCTACACCGATTACCGTTCCGGTATTAAGTTGTGTATTAATAGCCGTTTTAGAATGGTCTCCCATAATTAATCCGGCAAACTGTAATCCTGTATCTTCAAAAGCCTTGGTTCTGTAGCTCCAGAATTTTACATGTCCATAATTATTCTTCATATTTGAAGAATTCGTATCTGCTCCGAAATTACACCATTCTCCAATAACAGAATTTCCTACAAAACCCTCATGGCCTTTACTGGAATATCCAAATACAATAATATTATTAACCTCACCACCAATTTTACAATGAGGACCAATTGTGGTTGCTCCGTAGATCTTTGCTCCAAGATTAAATTTAGAATGATCACAAAGTGCAATAGGTCCACGAAGGTGGCAGCCTTCCATTACTTCTGTATTTTTTCCGATGTAAATTTTACCGGTTTTTGTATTTAATGTAGAAAACTCAATTTCTGCTCCTTCTTCTATGAATAAATCCTTTTTATCACCTAAAAAACCATTGGTTGAAGAAAGTTCCTGTGATACTTTTCCTTCCGTTAATAAGTTAAAATCGAAATCAATAGCTTTATGATTATAAGTAAACAGATCTTTTGGTTTCTTAAAGAAAACAAGCTCTTCTTTAATATCCGTCATTTTTTCAATCTGACTTAATGAAAAACCTTTCATATTGATCTTAGCAGCAATCAGTTCATCTTCATATACTAAAGCTTCTCCTTGTTTCAGATCTTTTATTTGCTGTAATACACTTTCAGTTGGAAGAAAATTAGTCACAAGAAACAGACTCTCTTTTTCATCGGGATTTTTAAATTTCTTTTGTAAGTAATTTTCTGTGAAATAAGAAACTTCAGAATTTTCTAATAATTTCTGCCATCTTTCAGAGAAGGTAAGAATCCCACAACGCATTTCTGCAATAGGACGTGTAAAAGTAAGCGGAAGAAAATCTTCCCAATATTGTGCATCTGAGAATACTAATTGCATTTTTTAAGAAGTTAGAGGTTAAAGATCCGAAGCTAGAAGTTCGAAGCTGAAAGTCATGATATACCATTGATATAATAAATTTTCAGATTTTAAGTTCTAATTTCTATCTAAAACAAAAATACAAATAGTAAGACTAACTTTTTACTTCTGATCTCGAATTTCTATTTAAAAAACAATAAAAAAGTCTTCCAAAATATTTGGAAGACTTTAATATCTTTTATTTTCAAAAAATTACTTAGCGAATTTTTTGTATTTGTTCATGAATTTATCTACTCTACCTGCAGTATCTACCAACTTCACTTTACCAGTGTAGAAAGGGTGAGAAGTAGAAGAGATTTCCATTTTGATTAAAGGATACTCCTGTCCTTCATACTCGATAGTATCTTTTGTCTCTGCAGTTGATTTGCAAAGAAACACCTCGTCGTTACTCATATCTTTGAAAACAACAAGTCTATAATTTTCTGGGTGAATTCCGTTTTTCATAATACAATTTTTTAAAAAATTAAAGTTCTGCTTTCGAAATAGTAATGGATATTTCTCTGCTAATTTTAGGCTGCAAAAATACAATATTTTTTTAAATATCCAAATAGCTAATCCAATATTTTTTAATTGATAAGAAATTTAAAGTATTTTCGTTAAATTTGAAATCTATATTAAACTTTAATTTCGATGAAATTCAAATTATTACTGGCTTTTTCTTTTTGGATGCTTCTCATGATGGTATCATGTAATAAAGATGATATTAGTTTTGACGCTCCTTCCCAACAATTAAGATTCTCCAGAGACACGGTATTTTGTGATACAGTATATCACCAGGTCCGTTCTGAAACTTATGTTGTGAAAGTATATAATAATGAAGACAAAGATATTTCTATTCCGAGAATTAATCTGGAAAAGGGATCTGCTTCTTTATATAAGATCAATGTAGATGGAAAATCAGGTTTTGATTTTAAGGATGTTCCTTTAAGAAAAAAAGACAGTTTATATATTTTCGTTGAAATTGCACCTCAAGCAACAGGGCCAGAAGCAATCGCTGAAGACCGTGTCGTCTTTACAAGCCTGGCAGGACAGCAACATGTAACTTTATTTTCTGTAGTTCAGGATGCTGAATTCTTTATTCAGACTCCAACCAATCCAAATGTGATCAGCAACCATACCACCTGGAATAATACTAAAGCCAAAATCATTTATGGTGACCTTACTATAAATCCTAATATTACACTGGATATTGAACAGGGTACTAAAGTTTATTTCCATAAAAACAGCGGAATGAAAGTAGCTACAGGTGCTACTTTAAATATCAATGGAACATTGAATAATGAGGTTGTTCTCCGTGGAGACCGTAACGATCCTTATTACGACACCATTCCTAAGAACTGGAATTCTATAAGAATGGATGTAGGATCTACTCTTCATATGAATTACGGAAGGCTTTTCGGAGGGACAAGAGGCTTAGAAATGAAACAGACCAATGCAACCATCACCAATTCATTTATCCACACTTTCCAGGAATATGGGATCTATGCTATAAATGCTACGGTAAATGCAAAGAACCTTGTCATGAACAATTGTGGTGAATCCGCAGTAGGTATTTTTAAAGGAGGTAATCATAGTTATGTTCACTCTACAATAGCGAATTACTCAAGAACCATGAATTCATCCAATAGAAATGGCATTTTTGCCACTAACGAATGGAAAAATGATGCAGGACAAGCAGAGCAAGGCGCCTTACAATTGAATGTAAAAAACAGTATTGTATACTCTGACAGGGATAATTCAGTTAATTTTGAACAAACTCCAGGTCAGCAATTTAATTTTCAATTTCAAAATTGTCTGTTGAAATATTCCGGAACCTCAGAGGCCGGATTTAATTTTGACAGCAATCCAAATGTGATTCAGAGTTTAAAGAACGAAGATCCTCAATTTGTTAACTACTTTACGGCTCATCAGAATCTAAGGGTAAAAACCACCTCACCTGCAAAAAATAAAGGAGATGTTACGGTGGCAGCAACGGTTCCAACAGATATTGCTAATGTATCAAGAACGGCTAACCCAACTCTTGGAGCTTATCAATAATGGAGATTACCAATTTACAGCAGCAGGTCGACGAATGGATCAAAACAATTGGGGTTCGCTACTTTAATGAGCTGACCAATATGGCTATGCTAACGGAGGAAGTAGGAGAAGTTGCCAGAATTATCGCCAGAAGATATGGTGAACAAAGTGAAAAAGAAAGCGATAAAAGCAAAGATCTGGGCGAGGAATTGGCCGATGTTTTATTTGTAACATTATGTTTAGCCAACCAAACAGGAGTCAATTTACAGGAAGCTTTTGATAAAAAAATGAAGATAAAAACTGACCGTGATAAAGAGCGGCATCAGAATAATGAAAAACTGAAATAAAGATTTCAGATACTAGATCCCAGATATCAGACTCTTGAAAGTTTGAAGTACCTGTCTGGCCTCTGATGTCTGAAATCTGAAATCTTAAGAAACAATGAAGTTAGAAAAATTCAACCTAATAGGAAACCAAACAATACAGATCAGCGGTTCGAAAAGTATTTCGAATCGTTTGTTGATTTTGGAAAGTTTGTTTAATAATATAAAAATCGGAAATCTCTCAAATTCTCAGGATACGGATATGCTTAGTAAGGCACTATCCGGGAATTCTGAATTAGTAGATATTCACCATGCAGGAACTGCAATGCGTTTCCTTACTTCTTACTTTTCAATTTTTGAAGGTAAGAACACCATTCTTACCGGTTCCGGAAGAATGAAGGAAAGACCGATCAAAAATTTAGTAAGCGCCTTAAAAGACCTGGGAGCTGAGATTGAATATATGGAAAATGAGGGCTTTCCACCTTTAAAAATCACTGGAAAGAAAATTACTCAGTCCAAAGTCAATGTTCCTGCTAATATTTCAAGCCAGTTCATTACTTCCTTATTGCTTATTGCAGGAAAATTGGAGAATGGATTAGAGATCAACCTTGTCGGTGAAATTACTTCAAGGTCTTATATTGAAATGACTCTGGATATTCTGACAAAATTCGGAATTAAAGCAAGCTTTACCGGAAATATCATAAAAGTAGAACCTTTCACCAATCCATCTTCTGTGATCTGTTATGAAGTGGAAAGTGACTGGAGTTCAGCGTCATACTTTTACTCCATTTGTGCACTGGGAAGAGAAACAATACATCTGAAGAGTTTCTACAAACAATCTACTCAAGGAGATTCAGCCATTGCAAAAATTTATGAAGAGTTTTTTGGTATTAAAACGATCTTCTCAGAAGATGACCATAAGATCACCTTACAGCCTGATCCTAATTTTATATTTCCAGAAAAAATTGAATTGGATATGAACAACTGCCCCGATATTGCACAGACTCTTTGTGTAACAGCAGCGGCACTAAAAATTCCTTTTGATATTTCAGGACTTGGAACGTTAAGAGTAAAAGAAACGGATAGACTTCAGGCTTTATATAATGAACTTAAAAAATTAGGAACTGACACAGAGATCACCGATTTAACGATTAAGTCTATCAGTTTTGGAGAACCGGAAGAAAATATTTCCATTAAAACCTATCAGGATCATAGAATGGCGATGAGTTTTGCTCCATTCTGCCTGATTAAAGAATTGAATATCGAAGAGGAAGATGTTGTCGAAAAATCATATCCTAAGTTTTGGGAAGATCTAAATACTATTTTAATTAAAAACTAATAATGTCACAACATAAAACTATAATCATCACAGGAACCTCATCGGGAATAGGTTTCGTTCTTGCTGAATATTTCGGAAAGAAAGGTCACAAGGTATATGGTTTAAGCAGAAAACATACGGAAAGTCAACATTTCAAATCTATTCCTACAGATATCACTGATAATGATGCCGTTCAAAATGCTATTGGAGAAGTTTTAAAAACAGAAACAAAAATTGATATCCTGATCAATAATGCAGGAATGGGAATGGTAGGTTCTGTTGAAGATTCATCCAAGGAAGATATTTTGAAATTATTCAATCTGAATCTGGTAGGCTCTGTTCAGATGATGAGCGCTGTCATGCCTAACATGCGTGAACATAGATTCGGAAAGATCATCAACATTTCCAGTATCGGAAGTGAAATGGGCTTACCATTCCGTGGATTTTATTCGGCTTCAAAATCAGCATTGGACAAAGTAACTGAAGCAATGCGTTACGAAGTATACCCATGGAATATTGATGTTTGTTCACTTCATTTAGGAGATATTAAAACAAGTATTGCAGAAAATAGAGTGAGAACCAAAGTTTCTGAACCCTATAAAAATGTCTTTGACAAAGTATATGCTTTAATGAATTCTCATGTGGGTGATGGAACCGAGCCTCTGGAAGTTGCAGAATATATTGAAAATCTTTTAAGTAAAAATAAATGGAAAGCTCATTATTATTTTGGTAAATTCGGACAAAAGATAGGAGTTCCTTTGAAATGGATACTTCCACAGGGAACTTATGAAAATCTAATGAAAAAATACAATAAACTGGATTAGTTTCAGTTTTTAAAAGAGTTTGAAGCTTTTACTTAAAATATTTTTCGTGCTGTTTTGCGTTCTTGTTCAGGCGCAAAAGAAGATGTATTGGCTTACTGATGTACAAACTAAACAAACGAAAAAAGTAAAAGATTCTGCTTCTGCAGCAAAGTTTCTTGATTCGCTGGCACAAAGCAATTATTTCTTCACCCAATTAAAAGATGTCAAAATAAAAGGCGACAGCACAGAGATCTTTTATGATAAAGGCAAAAATTTTAATGAGACCTACGTTAATCTCTCTGATTCTATTGTTGGAAAATTGAAAATTAAAAAAGAATTCTTCACTAAGAATTTAGATTCAACAAAGAAAAACATTAACAAAAGATATATTGATGATGGCTATTCATTTAGTAGGATCAAGTCCAAATACAAAGGCCAGAAGGATGGCTACCCTATTGTAGAGCTGGAGATCAATAAAAATGATAAAAGAACCATAAATGGTTTTGTGGTAAAAGGCTATGAAAGGGTTCCAAAAAGATTTATAAAAAATCTTGAAAAGGACTTCAAAGGAAAAACTTATGACGACA is part of the Chryseobacterium paludis genome and encodes:
- a CDS encoding GlmU family protein codes for the protein MQLVFSDAQYWEDFLPLTFTRPIAEMRCGILTFSERWQKLLENSEVSYFTENYLQKKFKNPDEKESLFLVTNFLPTESVLQQIKDLKQGEALVYEDELIAAKINMKGFSLSQIEKMTDIKEELVFFKKPKDLFTYNHKAIDFDFNLLTEGKVSQELSSTNGFLGDKKDLFIEEGAEIEFSTLNTKTGKIYIGKNTEVMEGCHLRGPIALCDHSKFNLGAKIYGATTIGPHCKIGGEVNNIIVFGYSSKGHEGFVGNSVIGEWCNFGADTNSSNMKNNYGHVKFWSYRTKAFEDTGLQFAGLIMGDHSKTAINTQLNTGTVIGVASNIFKEGFPPNLIENFSWGGFKGDERFKLDKAYEVAERAMARRKVPLTEDDKGILKHIFDTYQT
- a CDS encoding SDR family oxidoreductase, which encodes MSQHKTIIITGTSSGIGFVLAEYFGKKGHKVYGLSRKHTESQHFKSIPTDITDNDAVQNAIGEVLKTETKIDILINNAGMGMVGSVEDSSKEDILKLFNLNLVGSVQMMSAVMPNMREHRFGKIINISSIGSEMGLPFRGFYSASKSALDKVTEAMRYEVYPWNIDVCSLHLGDIKTSIAENRVRTKVSEPYKNVFDKVYALMNSHVGDGTEPLEVAEYIENLLSKNKWKAHYYFGKFGQKIGVPLKWILPQGTYENLMKKYNKLD
- a CDS encoding RNA polymerase sigma factor is translated as MTQETFKNSVFILKNEMYRFAKRFVMSSDEAEDVVQDLMVKFWQKRDELEQFGNLKSYALKSVKNECLNRLKHHDVKIGFADMQLHRSELYSMEVNNLKDHIIGFINQLPEKQKMVIHLKDVEEYEVSEISEMLEMEENAVRVNLMRARQKVKEQISQLMNYEQRSISR
- a CDS encoding type B 50S ribosomal protein L31, giving the protein MKNGIHPENYRLVVFKDMSNDEVFLCKSTAETKDTIEYEGQEYPLIKMEISSTSHPFYTGKVKLVDTAGRVDKFMNKYKKFAK
- a CDS encoding DUF4252 domain-containing protein, which codes for MKKILIIFALAFSHFFTAYGQEDKFDRLFEKYQQVEGVTSIKIAKPMFGMLSSLNIDDSQLDQIKPLLSKINGLRILITENPENADSSVGRKVQNSLSQINKDISSYLSHLNYNEIMTVNSSGNKIKFLSSEAKDGILDDVLLSIDSGDGGNVLVMLDGKLSMDDLNKIIKSSETKTSSITNTRTSSVTSSNSTSYLNGEARNVGEFSGIQVSTGVNVVYKQESPISVKVIADADKLQYVITKVENGILKVYVDNKGVKNLRFKNLNVNVSSPRMNNIKTSSGANFVTVNTVKEDNMDIEASSGAVINGKFNISNVTNVSSTSGANIKATISTSSIVVKASSGSDTKLEGQANSGVMDISSGAVCKAENLRINEVEAESTSGASLSINVDRKLKVRASSGGLVKYKGNPEIDSKISKMSGGTLKPID
- a CDS encoding DUF4252 domain-containing protein, with translation MKNLKTILFISCTLLLLQSCVVSHRPNMDFFSDSGYDFKGAKFESINVPMFLAKPFIKKALREDGDNEEVVDLIKKISKVKVLTVENGDPEMLADYAKYLNNNNYEDWATIKHDGDNVNVRVKQSGENIKNMLITVNSDKELVFVDVRGNFTPDDISKFINSASDK
- a CDS encoding nucleotide pyrophosphohydrolase; translated protein: MEITNLQQQVDEWIKTIGVRYFNELTNMAMLTEEVGEVARIIARRYGEQSEKESDKSKDLGEELADVLFVTLCLANQTGVNLQEAFDKKMKIKTDRDKERHQNNEKLK
- a CDS encoding 3-phosphoshikimate 1-carboxyvinyltransferase, with protein sequence MKLEKFNLIGNQTIQISGSKSISNRLLILESLFNNIKIGNLSNSQDTDMLSKALSGNSELVDIHHAGTAMRFLTSYFSIFEGKNTILTGSGRMKERPIKNLVSALKDLGAEIEYMENEGFPPLKITGKKITQSKVNVPANISSQFITSLLLIAGKLENGLEINLVGEITSRSYIEMTLDILTKFGIKASFTGNIIKVEPFTNPSSVICYEVESDWSSASYFYSICALGRETIHLKSFYKQSTQGDSAIAKIYEEFFGIKTIFSEDDHKITLQPDPNFIFPEKIELDMNNCPDIAQTLCVTAAALKIPFDISGLGTLRVKETDRLQALYNELKKLGTDTEITDLTIKSISFGEPEENISIKTYQDHRMAMSFAPFCLIKELNIEEEDVVEKSYPKFWEDLNTILIKN